From one Leishmania major strain Friedlin complete genome, chromosome 33 genomic stretch:
- a CDS encoding putative heat shock protein has protein sequence MGFKTETRQLLDIVACSLYSDKEVFIRELVSNASDALEKRHLLELSNPEYAREPADEAPLIALSCNQSKSRFIIRDTGIGMTREELTANLGTIAGSGSKAFVHELQSSGKSAAEKIIGQFGVGFYACFMVAKNVKVYSRSAKKGSKGYLWESEGTGTFKVTECEGVEKGTKIVLDVKDTELSFCTPQVVERVLKKYSNFVSYEITLNGGKVNTVEALWMKDKNDVTNEEHIDFYKFISGSYDSPMFRLHYSIDAPMSVRALLYVPQSHTEKYGGGRMDAGVNLYSRRVLIQSKAKGLLPDWLRFIKGAVDSESIPLNVSREHTQDGSMMRRLSTILTKRIIRWLEEESKRDRSKYERFIQEYGPFLKEGVCTDQVHKMELAKLLRFQTTKSDIDYPYVSLDNYRDRMQPNQSHIYYLNLPSKEMALQSPYYEQYKEHDLEVLICTEPIDDFVMQHLDTYAKHKLQNIEMFDANLDGYVQHKKKLEGDKNDDVAVKKQLNDVQVKALSDFISKRLVGRVGVVKSTDRLRDSPAVLADHEAAQMRKIYRMTGQAAGPPPKYNLHFNPQHPLIRKLYTLSQSEASEEVETAGLLTEQIFDNAIIAAGLLEDPRSIVTRLNTIMSRMVEKVPEPSADQ, from the coding sequence ATGGGCTTCAAGACGGAGAcccgccagctgctggacATCGTTGCATGCAGCCTGTACAGCGACAAGGAGGTGTTCATCCGCGAGTTGGTGTCTAACGCCAGCGACGCTCTGGAGAAGCGCCACCTGCTGGAGCTCAGCAACCCCGAGTACGCCCGCGAGCCGGCCGACGAGGCCCCACTGATTGCCCTTTCCTGCAACCAGAGCAAGAGTCGCTTCATCATACGCGATACGGGTATCGGCATGACCCGAGAGGAGCTGACAGCGAACCTGGGCACGATTGCCGGCTCCGGCTCGAAGGCGTTCGTGCACGAGCtccagagcagcggcaagtCGGCGGCCGAGAAGATCATCGGCCAGTTCGGCGTTGGCTTCTACGCGTGCTTCATGGTGGCCAAGAACGTCAAGGTCTACAGCCGCAGTGCCAAGAAGGGCTCGAAGGGCTACCTGTGGGAGTCGGAGGGCACCGGCACCTTTAAAGTGACGGAGTGCGAGGGGGTCGAGAAGGGTACAAAGATTGTGCTGGATGTGAAGGACACGGAGCTATCCTTCTGCACCCCGCAGGTGGTGGAGCGGGTGCTGAAGAAGTACAGCAACTTTGTCTCCTACGAGATCACCCTCAACGGCGGCAAGGTAAACACTGTCGAGGCCCTCTGGATGAAGGACAAGAACGACGTCACCAACGAGGAGCACATTGACTTCTACAAGTTCATCTCCGGCTCCTATGACAGCCCGATGTTCCGCCTTCATTACTCCATCGATGCCCCGATGAGCGTGCGGGCGCTGCTCTACGTGCCGCAGTCGCACACGGAGAAGTACGGCGGTGGTCGCATGGATGCGGGTGTGAACTTGTACTCTCGCCGCGTGCTGATCCAGTCCAAGGCGAAGGGGCTGCTGCCGGACTGGCTGCGCTTCATCAAGGGTGCCGTGGACAGCGAGTCGATCCCGCTAAACGTGTCGCGTGAGCACACGCAGGACGGCAGTATGATGCGCCGGCTGAGCACGATCCTGACGAAGCGGATCATTCGCTggctcgaggaggagagcaagcGCGACCGCAGCAAGTACGAGCGCTTCATTCAGGAGTATGGCCCCTTCCTGAAGGAGGGTGTGTGCACGGACCAGGTGCACAAGATGGAGCTCGCGAAGCTCCTGCGCTTCCAAACGACAAAGTCCGACATCGACTACCCCTACGTCTCTCTGGACAACTACCGCGACCGCATGCAGCCGAATCAGTCCCACATCTACTACCTGAACTTGCCCAGCAAGGAGatggcgctgcagtcgcccTACTATGAGCAGTACAAGGAGCACGACCTTGAGGTGCTCATCTGCACCGAGCCGATCGACGACTTTGTCATGCAGCACCTCGACACCTACGCGAAGCACAAGCTGCAGAACATCGAGATGTTCGACGCCAACCTTGACGGCTACGTGCAGCACAAGAAGAAGCTCGAGGGAGACAAGAACGATGACGTGGCCGTGAAGAAGCAGCTGAATGATGTCCAGGTCAAGGCGCTCTCCGACTTCATCTCGAAGCGCCTCGTCGGTCGCGTCGGCGTTGTCAAGTCGACGGACCGCCTGCGCGACAGCCCTGCCGTGCTGGCGGACCACGAGGCGGCACAGATGCGCAAGATCTACCGTATGACGGGCCAGGCCGCTGGTCCACCGCCGAAGTACAACCTCCACTTCAACCCCCAGCACCCTCTCATCCGAAAGCTGTACACGCTGTCGCAGTCGGAGGcgagcgaggaggtggagacgGCTGGCCTGTTGACGGAGCAGATCTTTGACAacgccatcatcgccgcTGGACTTCTCGAGGACCCGCGCAGCATCGTGACGCGCCTCAACACGATCATGTCGCGCATGGTCGAGAAGGTGCCGGAGCCGTCGGCGGACCAGTGA
- a CDS encoding putative ras-like small GTPases, with translation MGSHSKKSGRGGGGAHARQARQRQQGQLKVLKKDLGVPDLKDVAQRLTQTAQRRTHSVLSIPHMHGAEEAGGSRPSSSGVSGRGLRLANLTRGGGAFGKSGACSQIRGKALQQVAQSTEGAGRTESTLADRRREMLTLALRASEKVHDYEAPMQLFRQDGAGEGYAEEDSVWVEDMTRRGQDRSLQRFFKEFHRVVENCDVLLQVLDARDPLGCRLTQLEKNIRSTYGEERKKMVVVLNKVDLLPSKEVLDAWIHYFEQQEQLMCIPFAANAKGSLGQTYVTNMFRRLRSLARSDETGERKAIVVGVIGYPNVGKSSIINALKRKHVVGVGNMPGFTTGNTEVELRSDIRVMDCPGVVSPGEDSGDVVLRNAIRVSELVNPFLPVQRLLQRCTAVQQADDHDNTDVAAHQALRNSGLHPLALFYGISQFRENDVMDFIEQVGMRRGRLTRGGQVDEESTARMILADWNDGRIPYYTYPPAVDELFLRSDDAYRAVNSSGCLGGGAEESSTQAELVSAKVRGVMLDGLPTFHLHMDLIEQHQQRTKKRWKQSDVPYDDPDGDDGDEML, from the coding sequence ATGGGTAGTCACTCCAAAAAAAGCGgcaggggcggtggcggcgcgcatgcgcggcaggcccggcagcggcagcagggtCAGCTCAAGGTGCTCAAGAAGGACCTTGGCGTGCCTGACCTAAAggacgtggcgcagcgcctgaCGCAaacggcgcagcggcgcacgcacagcgtCTTGAGCATCCCGCACATGCACGGTGCCGAGGAGGCCGGTGGGTCTCGGCCAAGTAGCAGCGGCGTAAGCGGCAGAGGTCTTCGCCTCGCCAACCTcacgcgcggcggtggcgctttCGGGAAAAGTGGCGCCTGCTCTCAGATTCGCGGCAAGGCCCTGCAGCAGGTCGCCCAGAGCACTGAGGGCGCCGGCAGGACCGAGTCGACGTTGGcggaccgccgccgcgagatGCTGACGCTGGCGCTTCGCGCCTCAGAGAAAGTGCATGACTACGAGGCTCCAATGCAGCTGTTTCGCCaggacggcgccggcgagggctacgcggaggaggacagcgtgTGGGTGGAGGATATGACGCGCCGCGGACAGGATCGCTCGCTGCAGCGTTTCTTCAAAGAGTTCCATCGCGTCGTTGAGAACTgcgatgtgctgctgcaggtgctggatGCCCGCGACCCGCTCGGCTGCCGACTTacgcagctggagaagaacATCCGCTCAACCTACGGTGAGGAGCGGAAGAAGATGGTTGTGGTGCTGAACAAGGTGGACTTGCTGCCGtcgaaggaggtgctggatGCGTGGATCCACTACTTtgagcagcaggagcagctcaTGTGCATTCCGTTCGCAGCCAACGCCAAAGGTTCACTCGGGCAAACGTACGTCACGAACATGTTTCGGCGGTTGCGCTCACTCGCCCGCAGCGACGAGACGGGCGAGCGCAAGGCTATTGTTGTTGGGGTGATTGGATACCCGAATGTAGGGAAGAGCTCCATCATTAACGCGCTGAAGCGCAAGCACGTTGTCGGCGTCGGCAACATGCCCGGGTTCACAACGGGCAACACCGAGGTGGAGCTGCGGTCTGACATCCGCGTGATGGACTGCCCCGGCGTGGTCAGCCCCGGTgaggacagcggcgacgtggtTCTGCGCAACGCCATTCGGGTTAGCGAGCTGGTGAATCCGTTCTTGCCAGTGCAGCGACTCCTACAGCGAtgcacggcggtgcagcaggctgATGACCACGACAACACCGACGTCGCCGCCCACCAGGCGTTGCGCAACAGCGGGCTGCACCCGTTGGCTCTGTTTTACGGCATTAGCCAGTTCCGCGAGAACGACGTGATGGACTTCATTGAGCAAGTCGGGATGCGTCGGGGACGACTCACACGTGGTGGCCAGGTGGATGAGGAGTCGACGGCGCGCATGATCCTTGCAGACTGGAACGATGGCCGCATTCCGTACTACACATATCCGCCTGCGGTCGACGAGCTCTTCctgcgcagcgacgacgccTACCGCGCCgtcaacagcagcggctgcctcgGTGGTGGGGCTGAGGAGAGCAGTACGCAGGCGGAGCTGGTCTCGGCTAAGGTGCGCGGCGTGATGCTGGACGGACTGCCCACATTTCACCTTCACATGGATCTgatcgagcagcaccagcagcgcacaAAGAAGCGGTGGAAGCAGAGCGACGTGCCGTACGATGACCCTGATGGCGACGATGGGGACGAGATGCTCTAG